One Ezakiella massiliensis genomic window, TGTACTTGCAGTAAAATTCCCGTCTGCAAATCCATTAATGACAACAGGAGTACCCGCTTCTAGAGTTGTCCCATCAATTAGCTGTATCAAACCAAGTAATTCACCTGTTACAACATTTGAAACAACTTCTTTGTCCAAGTCACTTGACAATACATAACCTGTTAAATTATCTGTGGTTAAAACAAACGAGTATTCACCTTCGTTTTTTTGAACGGTAATAGCTTCACCTTCTAGCAATTGTCTTTTTACCTGGTCACTAGCCTTATCATCTTTTAAAGCTGTTAACCTTCTAACGGTAAATTCATTGCTTTTTTTATTGAACTGAATAATATTTTCGCCATCAAGCTCTGCAGTTTGGTCGTCTTTTTGAATGACATATCCATTGGGAGTTTCCTTTAATATTTCAACTTCTTCTCCCTCTACAAAGTTAATAACTAAATTATCTTTTGTTTTTACATCAACATTATTTATGATAGTGCCAGTATCGAAAGTGGATAAAGCTAAGATAGAAATTGCTCCTACAAGCTTTAATGTCCCTTTTAAAAACTTGTTCATAAATCCTCCTTTAGTTAACAGGATAATTATATCAAAATTTGCTATTATTTGCAAATTTTAAGGAGTTTGATTATTTTTTAAGATTGTAAAAACCCTTTAGTCCCTTGTATTCTGCAGTGAAATCTAAAAATTCTTCAATTCTTAAAAGCTCATTGTATTTAGCAACTCTGTCTGTTCTGGCAGGTGCACCAGTTTTGATTTGTCCAGTGTTAAGTGCAACTGCAAGGTCAGCTATAAAGGCATCTTCGCTTTCGCCTGATCTATGTGATATAACTGCTGTGTATCCAGCTTCTTTAGCCATAGAAACTGCGTCGATGGTTTCTGTTAGGGTTCCAATTTGATTTAGCTTAATCAAAATTGAATTGGAAATTCCTTCTTCAATGCCCTTTTCGAGTCTCTTTGTATTTGTAACAAAGAGGTCGTCGCCAACCAATTGGATTTTTCCGCCCATTTTTTCGGTCATATACTTCCATCCAGCCCAATCATCTTCTGCAAGACCGTCTTCGATTGAGATTAGAGGGTATTTATTGCAAAGATCTTGATAATAATCTACCAATTCTTCAGCGGTAAATTCCTTACCTTCGCCCTTTAAAATATAGGCTTTCTTGTCTGCATCGTAAAATTCAGTGCTTGCTGCGTCAATGCCCAAGTAAATGTCTTCGCCTGGCTTGTATCCTGCAGCTTCGATGGCTTCAATAATAACCTTTAGCGCTTCTTCATTTGAATTTAGGTTTGGAGCAAAGCCACCTTCGTCGCCAACCCCTGTTGAAAGATTTTTATCCTTCAAAACATTCTTTAGACTATGATAAACTTCTGATCCCATACGAAGTGCTTGGTGGAATGAGTCTGCACTTACTGGCAAAATCATAAATTCTTGGATGTCGACGTTATTGTCGGCATGTTCTCCACCGTTTAAAATATTCATCATAGGAACTGGAAGTACTTTTGCGTTTACTCCGCCAATATATTTATAAAGTGGCAAGCCTATCTCTCCTGCAGCTGCTCTTGCTACAGCAAGGCTAACTCCTAAAATAGCATTGGCGCCAAGCTTGTCTTTGTTTTCTGTACCATCAAGATTGATCATAATGTTGTCGATTTCAGTTTGAGCATCTACAGGTAGGCCAATTAATTCATCTGCAATTATTTCATTTACATTTTCTACAGCCTTTAAAACGCCCTTGCCAAGATATCTTTTCTTGTCTCCGTCCCTTAACTCGAGGGCTTCATGAGCACCTGTTGATGCACCAGAAGGAACAATTGCCCTTCCAACAACACCGCTATCTGTAACAACTTCCACCTCAACGGTTGGATTTCCCCTTGAATCTAGCACTTCGCGTGCATGAACATCAATAATTTCACTCATCATTTACTCCTTAAATTCCACTATTCTCTTCCATGAATCGAATTTTAAACTAGCTCCACCAACCAAGACGCCGTCAACATGTTCAGTTGCCATAATCTCATCGATATTGCTATCTTTAACGCTGCCACCGTATAAGAGGTGGACATCATCCTTGATACCCTTATACATATAGTCAAGTGTATTTCTTATATATTCAAGGGCTGATTTTATATCCGATGTATGAGCTGTCTTTCCTGTGCCAATTGCCCAAATAGGTTCGTAGGCATAGATAATTTTTCTAGCATCTTCTATATCGACACCTGCTAGACCTTCTTTTAATTCCTTGTACAAATAGGCTTCGTAAGTTGAATTTTCCCTTTCACTAATGGGTTCGCCAATGCAAAAAATTGGTGTGATTCCATTTTTTAAGGCAGCCTTAACTTTTTTATTTAAAAGCTCATTTGATTCGTTAAAAATTGTCCTTCGTTCTGAGTGGCCAACAATGGCGTATTTAATGCCAAAGTCCTTGGCTTGCTCCAAAGAAATTTCTCCTGTAAAAGCTCCACTTGCCTCATAGTAAAAGTTTTGTAGGCCGTAGCTCTTGCCTTCTAAATATTCTTCGGCTTGATATAAATATATATCTGGCAGGCAGATAATCATCTCGCGATTATTTTTTTCTTCAATTTGTGAAAGATTTTTTAATAAGTCTTCAGATTCTTTTTTAGACAGGTTCATCTTCCAATTTGCTGCTAAAATCTTCTTCCTCATTAGGCTTCCTCCAAACATTTAATACCTGGCAGTTCTTTACCTTCCATCATTTCAAGACTTGCTCCACCGCCTGTAGAAACGTGGGTAACCTTGTCTTCGTAACCAGAAAGCTTAACAGCAAGACTTGAGTCGCCGCCACCAATAATTGAAACGGCATCGCTTTCTGCAACTGCCTTTGCAATTTCAAAAGTACCTTTGGCAAAATCTTTATTTTCAAATACGCCCATAGGTCCATTCCAAATTACAAGTTTGGCATCTTTTATAGCTTTGGAGAAATTTTTAATTGATTCTTCCCCAATATCTACAGCCATTAGATTTGCCTTGTCGTCGCCTAGCTTAACAGTCTTTATAAGATTTGAATCATCCAAGCTATCGGTCATAACTAAATCAACAGGTAATAAGATTTCGACATTTTTATCCTTGGATTCTTTTAACAGGTCTTTGGCTAAGTCAATTTTTTCATCTTCAACCAAAGATTTGCCCATATCATAACCCTGAGCCTTTAAAAAGGTGTTAGCCATAGCCCCGCCTATGATAATCTTGTCGACTTTATTCATAAGATTTTCAATTACACCAATCTTATCTGAAACTTTTGCTCCACCTAAAATGGCCACGAAAGGATGCTTTGGATTATCAAGATTTTCTTTGATATATTTGATTTCATTTTCAACCAAAAATCCTGCTACAGCTGGCAAAATTTCTGAGACGCCAACATTAGAAGCGTGGGCCCTGTGGGCTGTGCCAAAGGCATCATTTACATAAATATCTCCGTGGGCTGCTAGTTTCTTCGCAAGGTCTGGATCATTTTTTTCTTCGCCAGCATCGTATCTGGTGTTTTGTAAGAGTAAAATGCTTCCATCAAAGTCCTTTGAAGCCTTTACAGTATCATCATTAACTGGGCTTTCGATGTCAAAGAAGACAACTTTTTTTCCTGTTAATTCCTCTAACTTTTCAGCCACAGGTTTAAGTGAAAATTCAGGCTTATATGTGCCCTTTGGGCGACCAAGATGGCTCATCAAAACCACCTTGGCTCCCTTATCCATTAAATAATCAATGGTCTTTAAGGCTGATTTAATCCTAAAATCATCGGTTATCTTTCCGTCTTTCATAGGAACATTAAAATCAACTCTAACTAGGGCTCTTTTATTTTTAAAATCAATATCTCTAACAGTTTTTTTCATTATAAACTCTTTGCTACCATTTTAGCTAAATCTACAACTCTGCAGGAATATCCCCATTCGTTATCATACCATGAAACGATCTTTACCATGTTGTCGCCCATCATCATTGTGAGTTTGCTGTCGACAATTGAGCTGCGTGGGTCGCCTTGGTAGTCGATGCTTACGAGTTCTTCATCTGAAAAACCTAGGATTCCCTTCATTTCATTTTCACTTGCTTTTTTCAAAGCAGCGTTAACTTCTTCAACTTTAGCTGGTTTCTTAAGTTCTAAGACAACATCAACAACTGAAACTGTAGGAGTTGGAACCCTAAGAGCATAGCCATTTAATTTTCCTTTTAACTCAGGAATAACTTCTGCAACAGCTTTAGCAGCTCCTGTTGTTGTAGGAACCATACTCAAAGCAGCAGCTCTTGCACGGCGTCTGTCCTTTTTGTGTCTCTTGTCTAAGAGCATTTGGTCACCTGTGTATGCATGGCAAGTTGTCATCATACCTTTTTCAATACCAAAAGTATCTTCAATAACCTTGGCTACTGGTGCTAAGCAGTTTGTTGTGCAGCTTGCATTTGAAATAATATTTTGTTCTGGCTTATATGTGTCACAGTTAACACCCATTACAATTGTGTTGTCAAGGCCCTTACCAGGAGCAGTTAAAATAACTTTTTTAACGCTTCCTTTTAAGTGTTTGCCAAGGCCTTCCATGTCTTTAAAAGCACCTGTTGAGTCGATTACGATTTCAACTCCATGTTCTGACCAGTCGATTTCAGCTGGATCTCTAAATTGTGTAAAGTGGACCTTGTGGCCTTCAATATCAAATCCATCGCCGTCAACTTTTATATCCTTGGTAAATTTACCATAAAGACTATCATATTTAAATAAGTGTCTTAGATCATCCAAGTCCCCACTAGCATTGATGTGAACTAGTTCAAGACCGTGGTCTTCTTCTAATAAAATCCTAGCTACGTCCCTACCAATTCTTCCAAAACCGTTAATTCCTACTTTCATTTTAACCTCCTACTAATTTTTCTTTACATATTGCAATCCATTTGCTTTTGGTGACCTGCTCTTACCTGATGTTATTACCAATATTATTAAAGTAAGAACATAAGGTAGCATAGAAAGCACAGAGCTTGGGATTTGTGTATTTCCACCACCAAAATGAATTGCAAGTCCTTGTGCAAGGCCAAACAATAATGAAGCCATTAATGCTCCTTGCGGTTTCCAATTTCCAAATATCATAGCTGCAAGGGCGATAAAGCCTTGCCCACTTACCAAAGTCGTTCTAAAGTTTGCAACAACTGCTATTGACAAACTTGCTCCACCAAGTCCAGCTAAGAAACCACTTGACAAGACTCCGAAATATTTAATTTTTCTAACATTAATACCCAAGGTATCTGCGGCTAGAGGGTGTTCACCAACTGCACGCATCCTAAGGCCAAGCTTTGTGTTATACAAAATTATATACACAAGAGCAACCAAAATTAAAGCAATATAAAATGTTGCATATTGGTTGAAGACTGACTTTAAAAATGAACCTTCAGGGAAGGTGTGTTGAAAAAGTTGTGGTAATTTTTGATCCATTGTCAGTGGTTTTGAAGTAGCACCACCATCAAAAAATATCCTGCACAAAAAGAGTGCAAGTCCAGGCCCTAAAAAGTTAATTGCAGTACCACTTACAACATGGTCTGCCCCAAATTTAATTGTAGCAAGAGCATGTGGGATTGCAATTACAAGACCTGCCAAACCCCCGCATAAAAACGCTAGCCAAGGGCTGCCAGAGAAGTGAGCAACTGTAGCTGCTATCAAAGCACCAATGGACATTATCCCTTCTAGACCAATATTTACAACGCCTGTGTTTTCACTCATTACCCCACCTATAGCAGCATAAATAAGAGGAGTTGCATACATAAATGTTATACCAATAATAATTCCAATTTCTTGTAAACTCATTATATTTCCTCCTTAACTTCTATAGATGACTCTGCTTTCTTCTTGTTTTTAAAGACAAAAGGTATTGAGATAAAGAACACGATAAATCCGATAATAATCGAAACAATTTCTCCAGGAACCCCAACACTTAGGGTTAATTTTCCTCCACCGTATTTGAGAGCTGAGAAAAGTAAGGATACCGGAATAACTGCAAGTGGATTGTTAAGTGCTATTAGTGCGATTGCAATTCCGTCAAAACCAACACCTTGCATTAGAGCAAGAACTCCAATTCTTTGAGTTACGCCAAGTACATCAACAGCTCCTGCGAGTCCGCCGATAGCGCCTGAAATAAACATAGCTTGTACTATCTTATTATTTACTGAAATCCCTGAGAATTTTGCCGCGTCTTTATTTAGACCAACAGCTTTAAGTTCAAAACCAAGTGTGGTCTTTTTTAATATAAACCATATAACTATTGCGACTAAGATACCAACCAAAAGCCCCAGGTTAACAGGAGCCTTTAAGAAATTGCCCCAAAAAGAATTTCCTGCTAAATATTCCATGCCAGCTTCTGTGGACTTCCATGAATCAAGTATTCTAATGCTTGCATTTGGAGAAATATTGTAAGAAAAATCACTGTTTGGCTGCCTAATAGCAGTAAGTGTCAAAACATAGTTGTTAAAGTAAAGAGCAATCCAGTTTAACATAATAGAAGAAATAACTTCGTTTACATTAAACTTAGCTTTTAAAAATCCTACAAAAGCCGCATATAATCCACCAGCTAAAAATGCACATAACAAGCAGAATATTGGGTGAATAACAGGCGGTAAGTCCACAAGTATTCCTGCACAAGTAGCTGCAACAGATCCAATGATAAATTGACCTTCAATACCAATATTAAAAAGCCCTGTCTTAAATGCAAAGGCAGCAGCAATTCCCGTTAATAGAAGCGGCGCCATATTTACAAGTGTATAGCTCATTGAGGTTGGCGTATTAAATATTCCATAAAACAAGTTATACATAACCTTTATCGGATTATGCCCTGCCAGTAAAAGTACAACAGATCCAAACAATATACCGACTAAAATTGATAGCAAGGCCGTACTTATTCTTTTCTTATTATTCATTTTTACCTCCTGCCATCAAAAGTCCTAGCTCATTTTCATTTGTTTCAGAAGCTTTTTTGTGATCTACAATCTTACCATCGAAAATAACAGCAATTTCATCTGATAAATTTAATATTTCATCAAGTTCAAAACTTACTAAAAGTATCGCTTTGCCCTTGTTGCGTTCATTTACAATTGCCCTGTGAACATATTCGATTGCCCCAACGTCTAAGCCCCTTGTTGGTGTGACCGCGATTAAAATATCTGGGTCTTCTGTAATTTGTCTAGCAATGATAACCTTCTGTTGGTTACCTCCAGACAAGCTACCAGCAGATACCGCTCCATCTGTGGGCCTAATATCAAAGTCTTCAATAAGTTCTTCTCCGCGTTCTCTAAGTTTATCTTCTTGCAAGATGCCTTTCTTTGAAAGAGGCTCATTCTTAATTCTTAAAATAGAAAGGTTGTAGTCAACAGGATATTCAAGTACCAAGCCGTGCTTTTGTCTGTCTTCAGGTATGGATAACAATTTGCTATCGATAATTTCCTTTGGAGTTTTATTTTGAACTTCCTTGCCATTTATAAAAATCTTGCCTTCTTTAACTGTAGTCATGCCAGTAATAGCATCTACAAGTTCAATCTGGCCATTTCCATCAACACCAGCTAGACCAAGGATTTGACCTTTCCTGAGCTCAAGATTTAAGCCGCGGACTCTTTCCCTTTTATCTAAGTCATCAACCTTGAGGTTTTCAACTTTCAAGCAAACTTCCCCTACTTCAACTTCAGGTTTATCAACAGCAAATATAACTTCTCTTCCAACCATCATGTTAGCAAGATCTTGCTCAGTAACATCGCATACATTTACCGTGTCAATCTTTTTCCCCCGCCTGATAATTGTACACCTGTCGGCCATGGATTTAATTTCTCTAAGCTTGTGAGTAATTATTATTATAGTCTTTCCTTCAGCCTTTAAGTTATTTACAATACCAATGAAATCTTCTATCTCTTGCGGAGTTAAAACAGCCGTTGGCTCATCAAAAATAATAATGTCAGCTCCCCTATAAAGAGCTTTGAGTATTTCAACCCTTTGTTGCATACCAACACTTATATTCATAATCTTGGCATCAGGATCAACATTTAAACCATATCTATCAATCAAATCTTTAATAGTATCTTTGGCAGCATTCTTATCCAAGAACATTCCCTTAGTAGGTTCGTTGCCTAGAATAATATTTTCAGTAACAGTAAATACATCAACTAACATAAAGTGTTGGTGAACCATAGCAATCTTATGATTGATAGCATCCAGTGGTGAGTTAATAACAACCTTTTTACCATCTAAAAATATCTCGCCCTCATCAGCTGTATAAAGGCCATACAATATATTCATAAGAGTCGATTTGCCCGCACCATTTTCTCCAAGCAGAGAGTGAACTTCGCCTTTTCTTATTTCTAAGTTAATTTTATTATTTGCAATGTTCTCACCAAAAATCTTGGTGATATTAGACATTTTAATCAAATTATCTTCGGCCATGTGCCCTCCTTATCTTTAAAAAAAAGCGACCTAAAGATAGGTCGCCTCTTTTTATAATGACTTTATATATTCTTCGTATGATTCTTCGTTATTTGGAACCTTAATATCTCCCTTAACGATGCTTTCTTTAAGTTTTTCAATTTCTTCTAAAACATCAGCTGGAACGTGTTTATCACTTGTTGGAGCAATATCAACACCGTTATTAGCTAGTGAGAATTCAACTGTTTTGGCTTCGAATTTACCTTCAGCAAATTCTTTAGAAATATCATACATGGCAACGCCAACGTTTTTAATTGTTGAAGTAATTACGTGGTCAGGAGCAATATAGTTTTGGTCACGGTCAACACCGATAACCTTCTTGTCTGCTTCTCTAGCAGCTTCAATAACACCATCGCCTACACCGCCAGCAGCGTGGAATACAATGTCAGCTCCGCCTTCGTACATTTTCTTTGCAATAGCCTTACCCTTTGTAGCATCTGTAAAGCTGTCAGCATATTGTACTTCAACTTCAATTTCCTTACCTAATTCTTTTGCAGCGTATTGAACACCGGCTCTGTATCCATATTCAAAAGCCCAAATAATGTCTCCTTCAATACCGCCAACAAAACCTACTTTATTTGTTTCTGTCATCTTACCTGCAATGTATCCAACCAAGAATGAAGGTTCATTGTCTTTAAATACACAGTTAACAACATTCTTTAAATCTGGATTTGAAGAAACAGAGTCAATAAGTGCGTACTTTGTATCTGGATTAGCAGCTGCAGCAGCTGTTAAGTCTTTTTCTAGTTTAAATCCTACGCCCCAGATTAAACCATTTCCAGCTTCTAACATAGCTTGGAAGTTTGGAGCATAGTCTGATGGAATGTGACTTTCTACATATGATACATTAACTTTTGTATCTTTGTTAAGCTTTTGAAGGCCTTCCCATCCACCTTGGTTAAAGCTTTGGTCATTTACACCACCTTCGTCTGTAACCATACCAACTTTTACATTACTATAATCTACTGATTCTGTGTTTTCTTTATTTTCAGCGTTTGCATCAGCTGGCTTTTCGGATTTGTTTCCGCAGCCAAATGTAAATAACATTGCAACAGCTAATAAAATAGCAAATAACTTTTTCATAAAATCTCCTCGTTTTTAAATTTTTAAAGTTTAAATAATAAAAAGGTAGCTGAGTCGTGCAAGACGACCCAGTTTACCTTTATTTAATATTTTAGCAGTTAGCGTCTCCTGTGACATAACCTGCTTTTTCTAGTTCCTTGTGTGCAGCTTCTAGCTTTGCTTCATTGACCATAACAATTGGTCCTGTGCAACCCATTCCGCTT contains:
- the gap gene encoding type I glyceraldehyde-3-phosphate dehydrogenase → MKVGINGFGRIGRDVARILLEEDHGLELVHINASGDLDDLRHLFKYDSLYGKFTKDIKVDGDGFDIEGHKVHFTQFRDPAEIDWSEHGVEIVIDSTGAFKDMEGLGKHLKGSVKKVILTAPGKGLDNTIVMGVNCDTYKPEQNIISNASCTTNCLAPVAKVIEDTFGIEKGMMTTCHAYTGDQMLLDKRHKKDRRRARAAALSMVPTTTGAAKAVAEVIPELKGKLNGYALRVPTPTVSVVDVVLELKKPAKVEEVNAALKKASENEMKGILGFSDEELVSIDYQGDPRSSIVDSKLTMMMGDNMVKIVSWYDNEWGYSCRVVDLAKMVAKSL
- a CDS encoding ABC transporter permease yields the protein MNNKKRISTALLSILVGILFGSVVLLLAGHNPIKVMYNLFYGIFNTPTSMSYTLVNMAPLLLTGIAAAFAFKTGLFNIGIEGQFIIGSVAATCAGILVDLPPVIHPIFCLLCAFLAGGLYAAFVGFLKAKFNVNEVISSIMLNWIALYFNNYVLTLTAIRQPNSDFSYNISPNASIRILDSWKSTEAGMEYLAGNSFWGNFLKAPVNLGLLVGILVAIVIWFILKKTTLGFELKAVGLNKDAAKFSGISVNNKIVQAMFISGAIGGLAGAVDVLGVTQRIGVLALMQGVGFDGIAIALIALNNPLAVIPVSLLFSALKYGGGKLTLSVGVPGEIVSIIIGFIVFFISIPFVFKNKKKAESSIEVKEEI
- a CDS encoding ABC transporter ATP-binding protein is translated as MAEDNLIKMSNITKIFGENIANNKINLEIRKGEVHSLLGENGAGKSTLMNILYGLYTADEGEIFLDGKKVVINSPLDAINHKIAMVHQHFMLVDVFTVTENIILGNEPTKGMFLDKNAAKDTIKDLIDRYGLNVDPDAKIMNISVGMQQRVEILKALYRGADIIIFDEPTAVLTPQEIEDFIGIVNNLKAEGKTIIIITHKLREIKSMADRCTIIRRGKKIDTVNVCDVTEQDLANMMVGREVIFAVDKPEVEVGEVCLKVENLKVDDLDKRERVRGLNLELRKGQILGLAGVDGNGQIELVDAITGMTTVKEGKIFINGKEVQNKTPKEIIDSKLLSIPEDRQKHGLVLEYPVDYNLSILRIKNEPLSKKGILQEDKLRERGEELIEDFDIRPTDGAVSAGSLSGGNQQKVIIARQITEDPDILIAVTPTRGLDVGAIEYVHRAIVNERNKGKAILLVSFELDEILNLSDEIAVIFDGKIVDHKKASETNENELGLLMAGGKNE
- a CDS encoding phosphoglycerate kinase, which translates into the protein MMKKTVRDIDFKNKRALVRVDFNVPMKDGKITDDFRIKSALKTIDYLMDKGAKVVLMSHLGRPKGTYKPEFSLKPVAEKLEELTGKKVVFFDIESPVNDDTVKASKDFDGSILLLQNTRYDAGEEKNDPDLAKKLAAHGDIYVNDAFGTAHRAHASNVGVSEILPAVAGFLVENEIKYIKENLDNPKHPFVAILGGAKVSDKIGVIENLMNKVDKIIIGGAMANTFLKAQGYDMGKSLVEDEKIDLAKDLLKESKDKNVEILLPVDLVMTDSLDDSNLIKTVKLGDDKANLMAVDIGEESIKNFSKAIKDAKLVIWNGPMGVFENKDFAKGTFEIAKAVAESDAVSIIGGGDSSLAVKLSGYEDKVTHVSTGGGASLEMMEGKELPGIKCLEEA
- the eno gene encoding phosphopyruvate hydratase, which codes for MSEIIDVHAREVLDSRGNPTVEVEVVTDSGVVGRAIVPSGASTGAHEALELRDGDKKRYLGKGVLKAVENVNEIIADELIGLPVDAQTEIDNIMINLDGTENKDKLGANAILGVSLAVARAAAGEIGLPLYKYIGGVNAKVLPVPMMNILNGGEHADNNVDIQEFMILPVSADSFHQALRMGSEVYHSLKNVLKDKNLSTGVGDEGGFAPNLNSNEEALKVIIEAIEAAGYKPGEDIYLGIDAASTEFYDADKKAYILKGEGKEFTAEELVDYYQDLCNKYPLISIEDGLAEDDWAGWKYMTEKMGGKIQLVGDDLFVTNTKRLEKGIEEGISNSILIKLNQIGTLTETIDAVSMAKEAGYTAVISHRSGESEDAFIADLAVALNTGQIKTGAPARTDRVAKYNELLRIEEFLDFTAEYKGLKGFYNLKK
- the tpiA gene encoding triose-phosphate isomerase, whose translation is MRKKILAANWKMNLSKKESEDLLKNLSQIEEKNNREMIICLPDIYLYQAEEYLEGKSYGLQNFYYEASGAFTGEISLEQAKDFGIKYAIVGHSERRTIFNESNELLNKKVKAALKNGITPIFCIGEPISERENSTYEAYLYKELKEGLAGVDIEDARKIIYAYEPIWAIGTGKTAHTSDIKSALEYIRNTLDYMYKGIKDDVHLLYGGSVKDSNIDEIMATEHVDGVLVGGASLKFDSWKRIVEFKE
- a CDS encoding C40 family peptidase translates to MNKFLKGTLKLVGAISILALSTFDTGTIINNVDVKTKDNLVINFVEGEEVEILKETPNGYVIQKDDQTAELDGENIIQFNKKSNEFTVRRLTALKDDKASDQVKRQLLEGEAITVQKNEGEYSFVLTTDNLTGYVLSSDLDKEVVSNVVTGELLGLIQLIDGTTLEAGTPVVINGFADGNFTASTKDKKEFIIAKEFVKIVKDRLSRAANRNPSLENDVVAIAQSKLNTPYVYATAGPNSFDCSGFSTWVYKQLGVKLPRSSASQSGFGQLVNRNDLVPGDLVFFNTSGSGVSHVGIYIGNDKFIHAASAPYMKVMINSLSEKYYNARYVCARRVL
- a CDS encoding BMP family protein → MKKLFAILLAVAMLFTFGCGNKSEKPADANAENKENTESVDYSNVKVGMVTDEGGVNDQSFNQGGWEGLQKLNKDTKVNVSYVESHIPSDYAPNFQAMLEAGNGLIWGVGFKLEKDLTAAAAANPDTKYALIDSVSSNPDLKNVVNCVFKDNEPSFLVGYIAGKMTETNKVGFVGGIEGDIIWAFEYGYRAGVQYAAKELGKEIEVEVQYADSFTDATKGKAIAKKMYEGGADIVFHAAGGVGDGVIEAAREADKKVIGVDRDQNYIAPDHVITSTIKNVGVAMYDISKEFAEGKFEAKTVEFSLANNGVDIAPTSDKHVPADVLEEIEKLKESIVKGDIKVPNNEESYEEYIKSL
- a CDS encoding ABC transporter permease, which codes for MSLQEIGIIIGITFMYATPLIYAAIGGVMSENTGVVNIGLEGIMSIGALIAATVAHFSGSPWLAFLCGGLAGLVIAIPHALATIKFGADHVVSGTAINFLGPGLALFLCRIFFDGGATSKPLTMDQKLPQLFQHTFPEGSFLKSVFNQYATFYIALILVALVYIILYNTKLGLRMRAVGEHPLAADTLGINVRKIKYFGVLSSGFLAGLGGASLSIAVVANFRTTLVSGQGFIALAAMIFGNWKPQGALMASLLFGLAQGLAIHFGGGNTQIPSSVLSMLPYVLTLIILVITSGKSRSPKANGLQYVKKN